In Nerophis lumbriciformis linkage group LG01, RoL_Nlum_v2.1, whole genome shotgun sequence, the genomic stretch CAGCTGCGGGGgaagtagaagaaaaaaaaaagggagcaaGAAGGCATTGTGTTGCAGTAATTATCCCTTGTGAACACTTATGTTGATAAATGTTTATTATAAGGGGGAGCTTTGGAGCCCCAGCTGCAGGATAAGACATAAAACATCCCCATTAAGGACTGAAAGTTGTATTTATGGTGCATAAGAGGAATCTCACTGGTGCTGTTTGCATGATGTACTGTATTGGAAGTTATTCAACGTTAAATAATTTGCTTCATGGAGGTTCATGCCAGGTTTATGCTAttatcaggccgatattatcggccgataaatgcgttaaaatgtaatatcggaaattatcggtatcgtttttttaaatttaatttaattttattttattttttattaaatcaacataaaaaacacaagatacacttacaattagtgcaccaacccaaaaaacctccctcccccatttacactcattcacactcattcacacaaaagggttgtttctttctgttattaatattctggttcctacattatatatcaatatatatcaatacagtctgcaagggatacagtccgtaagcacacatgattggtccactaatagtactaacctttaacagtgaatttgactaattgtcattaattactagtttctatgtaactgtttttatattgttttactttcttttttattcaagaaaatgtttttaattcatttatcttattttattttattaaattaaaaaaaagtaccttatcttcaccatacctggttgtccaaattaggcataataatgtgttaattccacgactgtatatatcggttgatatcggtatcggtaattaaagagttggacaatatcggaatatcggatatcggcaaaaagccattatcggacatccctaattattaccaGTATTAAAATGTGGTTGTCTTGCACTTTatagctgttgttttttttatttatcagaGCTAGTTTTGCTGGCATCCTCATGTTGCATTGATGTTGGAGGTGTACATATATTGTTCAGGGGACACCTGATCATATTTCATGTAAGCAAAGCTCCAAGAGAGGTGTCAGAAACTCCACACCATGCACAAACCCCGCCTGCAACCTGAGAGGTgatcaggcacacacacacacacacacacacacacacacacacacacacacacacacacacacacacacacacacacacacacacatgcacacccgCCCGCACACAATGTTGATTGCAACTTATCTTGTAATGTATGTATAATATTGTCTGCAAATCTACATCTGCTTTTATGGTGCTTTCCTTAGGACAACAGAATAAAATGAGCTATTCTCTAGCTCATTCTAGCCCATTTGCTGTGATGCTCAGATGTTGATCAATATGCATTTTCCTAATCAAACAAAGTTATCCAGAGAATAAAAGAGGTAAAACAACAAAAGACACAATTACATTCCTAAATACAAACGTCCCAATGACAGTACAAACGTGTATTCTTGGTCATCTGCATCAATTTAGTGACGTGTCATCAAagtataaaaatgcatttctgtCAATATGCATCATCAAACATTAATtaaagaaaatggattgatgttgATGGTCCAACTCATATTGACtgcacacacaagctatggagatgatatcagtagaaaaaaaatgGCATTTAGTGTAGATAATGAGTTATAGCTTGAAATATGATACCCAGTAGATTAATTTGTTTCAACTGTTAAATGAACATAAGATATGTCTTCTTTAATCATTGTGGTAATTATTGGATGCAATCAAGCCAATTTGACACTATTGCTTTTCTTTACTTTGTGATGGCAATGGAAATGAGTGTTACTAATAGTGATTTtttgcttgttgttttttttaatttttttaatcactattatgttgttatttttattagtattgatactgttgtagatattattcattttttgtttgagCCTTTTGGATTTCTTGTGTCGCCTTTGTGTGTctgcaattgctctgttgattgctattccgaGTGTTGCTGGGCTGTGACTGGTTTGGAATTGGAAtgtaattattaccgtatttttcggagtataagtcgcacctgccgaaaatgcataataaagaaggaaaaaaacatacataagtcgcactggagtataagtcgcatttttttggggagatttatttgataaaacccaacaccaaaaatagacatttgaaaggcaatttaaaataaataaagaatagtgaacaacaggctaaataagtgtacgttatatgaggcataaataaccaactgagaacgtgcctggtatgttaacgtaacatattatggtaagagtcattcaaataactataacatatagaacatgctatacgtttaccaaacaatctgtcactcctaatcgctaaatcccatgaaatcttatacgtctagtctcttacgtgaatgagataaataatattatttgatattttacgctaatgtgttaataatttcacacataagtcgctcctgagtataagtcgcacccccggccaaactatgaaaaaaaactgcaacttatagtccgaaaaatacggtatgtattattttgttggactgattgatATTCTATGTgattgttttaaataaaatacatatatttttaagtcATTATATTCAATAACGCAGCCTTATTAATACTGTATGTGTAGTGCACtccttagtttttatttttattttttatttttctctacTATTGTTGTATTACTTGTCCTGTTgactttgtttggtttttttaaaaaacttttttacacCACAATCGTTGAATTTTTCCCAATGTGGGATAAATGCATGCAGTCCGGGATAGTAGTGTCATTAAGTACCCTCAATGTAATGATAGCTAAAGTAATAGTGCAGAATTTTATTGAGGTGTTGCTATTAATACGGCACCATTTCTATACACAAGATTCCTAAAGGGCTTccatcccaccctaaacccaTCGTCGCTGCCCCACACAAAACTAATTATTGCATCAATTTGGTTGAAAACATCTTTTTAAAACAACAGCAATTTTGGACTTTTTTAAAGACGGCATTAACACATCTAATACATATCtatattacccccccccccccccccccccctaaaaatGGTCTTTTTGTTTAGAATAAagcaaggttttttttattaccaaTAAATTCAATATCAAGTGGCCAGAATATGTATTTAAATACTCATATAACCTACCCAGCagtcacaagacattaaaacaacgttgagaacttgttgaattaggtcctaatGTTGACCAAATCAAACAtagcgttggaacaacatgctttttgaggacgtttaatcaatgtatagttctgacgttgatttgaccattgaactttggtcatttcctaaccaatgttctacaacacaaacacaacattgaaacaacatgctttttgacaacgtttattcaatgtcgggttgtacgttgatttgaccattgaaatttggtcatcttccaaccaacaacgtggatccaacgctagacatcaatttacaaatccaactattttgcaacattgtttcaaagtcagttttaaaggacatgcatgtttaatcaatgttggatcaatgtcttgtgcctgctgggtgttATGATTATAAATATGTTACGTTTCCCTTTACTTCCAAGTGTAAAGTAGAGATACATATATTATCATCAGTGGATAATACAAATCAGGGGTgtaaaactaattttagatcgggggccaaatggagaaaaatctactccaaagtgggccggactggtaaaatcatggcataataacttcaaaataaagacaacttcagattgttttctttgtttaaaaatagaacaggcacaaatgtagaaatcataatgttgttgttttttttcacacttacatgttgcggttaatagtattctattttttgttgttgttatttatcctttctgaataaatgatgtgataatgtttattagtcaactcattggtgttaattttcaatctatcatgataaaaaaataatatcaaaatcaaattacaggatgttatttatgtagtttggtcattttcctcgattggtgcactaacatcatgtggtttataatttttttttacacatgtagcatcatctacaacagtggttcttaaccttgttggaggtaccgaacctcaccagtttcatttgcgcattcaccgaacccttcttttgtgaaaaataaaatgtttttttttcaaattcaagacaaagttatatgtttttggtaacactttagtatggggagcatattctaagtaacaaagacttcaattatagttttttggacactaggggaacatattctaagtaacaaagacttaatttagagttatttggttagggttagggtcagggttagagggttagggttataataaggccatgccgaataaggcattaataattacttaataatgactcgtgaaagccaatatgttactaatttgcatgttaataagcaactaatcaatggtgaatatgttccccacactaaggtgttaccatgttttattactggtgcacaaaatgaactgtgcatgaacatcaccttgttcaaacaacaaaaccaacacagtgcataaactcacaacaaattacacacctgcaaatcagtgtgagttctgctgttgccgtatctgtaatacgccgatagggagaagtttttatttacacgatgagtcgggtgtgttttgacctctgccgaacccctgagcccgactcaccgaacccctagggttcgatcgaacccaggttaagaaccactgatctacaaagatacatagaattgctattgcgacatctagtggacacatttaaaacagctgtttctttcattcaaaaatgttggctcatttttatacttagcaaactcatcccgctggccggataaaacctgttcgcgggcctgatccggcccgtgggccgtatctTTGACACACCTGATACAAATcataataacacattattattaccatacaattattagtgcatctcctgggaATCAAGCCTCCCCCGTCTTTAAAAACGAGTGACATCTCTGTTTGTACCTTTAatcgagggtccttgaacgcaccacagttattggcaaagagatgcaaaagtgaaatgtATACCATAACTTTCCTCTATGCTGCCATAGATgtatttattatagtttttaaaacatgtttcctATTGCCTCGttgagctttgatgacgttatgacgtcATGTTGAGTGAAGTGTTCCAAGTTTGCCACTCTATCAAGGTGGATATAGTCttagaccagaggtgtcaaattcaaagcccgggggccagatgttgcccaccacttcattttatttggccctccgaAAGCCTggaactgtaacttttcttactaaatctaTTCTTTCTTCTATTTtgggaggaaaaaaatatatgtactccatgtaatcgcaactgATGTTAACTTAATTATtgtctatatccatccatccattttctaccgcttgtcccttttggggtcgcggggggtgctggagcctatctcagctgcattcgggcggaaggcggggtacaccctggacaagtcgccacctcatgcaaaaatatattatcaaacattcaaaaccATTttctaaatagaaataaatactaataatgattttaaagcaagttatccatcaaattgtgcaatgtaaaagtagcaatagatttcatgctaacatagtgaaatttactgtggttttttttacagcatttttctctaaatgaaaaaaactgtacttttttttttactgtaataaactgtggtgccgttttggcatttgcagtaatacaccaaaacatctacagttgttgatttgcagtaaacaaacaacaaaaaacaaacaaactggcagttcaggtgccaaaattttactgtaaaattgcagtttttttcccatccatccacccatccatccatccatcttcttccgcttatccgaggtcgggtcacgggggcagcagcctaagcagggaagcccagactttcctctccccagccactttgtccagctcttcctgggggatcccgaggcgttcccaggccagccgggaaacatagtcttcccaacgtgtcctgggtcttccccgtggcctcctaccagtcagacgtgccctaaacacctccctagggaggcgttcgggtggcatcctgaccagatgcccgaaccacctcatctggctcctctcgcagttttttttatttacaataaaacatttttttattttttattttttttaccataaaaacagcagtagtgtttttccatttacagtaatatacactacattttgaggtgaaatttttACAActtatcataatttttttttttacattatagtTTCTAAAAAATATactaaatgcattaaaaatgtgtgtaagtaagtaagtaagtacattttattcataaagcgcttttcacagataaaatcacaaagcgctgtacaaaacataggtgaagtgaaacaacaattcaattaaaacaacaggggcaacatcataaaaaggatacaaagtggattaaaaaatgatagtcaaaaggtacattaactaaaagctttactaaaaagagaacttttcaaatgtttcttaaaaagtttcaacacagtctagatcacggagggactgctgCAAATTgagagtttttgggatctttagaagaccctagcCTGAAGAAACTAATAATACTaccgtaataatagtattcactgttagaagcggccctctggggccaaacataactgcgatgtggccctcggtgaaaacgactttgacacctttgTCTTAGACTTTCTTCATTTGTTTCAAGCAACCTAACTATTGAATTTTCACGACTGAATTGgttttatattaacatttatgacgtcttttattttttaaacatttttatttatttatttatttttattttttttttacaacttacaTATTTAAAGAGCAAAAAATATTCAaactttcaaaaaaacaaaaaaacaacgtcTATGAAGTTTACCGGAGGCCAGCTGCATCCAGGCGCAGATCTTGTAGACGCTCCCGGCGTTGCAGAAGAAGAAGAGGCTGAAGCAGACGGCGGTGCCCACCACCAGCAGCACGGACGTGCCCACGAAGAACATCGCCGTGCGGAAGGCCGGGGACGGGATGGAGCTGAAGTCCAGCACGCTGCCCTTGCAGATGAGCTCCGTTGTGAGCGCGTTGCCGATGCAGTAGTGGAAGAGACCGAAGTAGCCTGCCTGCGGGGTGTTCACGCTGTCCCCGATCCAGAAAGGCTGAATGAAGACCACCGCCGTGATGATGACGAAGCACATGGTGAACACGGCCCACATGACGCCGATGGCCCGGGAGTTCCTCACGTAGTTGGTGTGGTAGATTTTGGCAGCTTCCTTGGCCGGGAGTAAATCCATCCTGCTGATCGTCGATCCACTTTTTAACGAGTATGGAACAACTTGTTGCTGATACCGCTCCTTTGCAGCGACTGACCTCTGTCAgcattcagcaccatggacagctctgtgacgtcacacaccgTTGCCACAGCAAAACCGTGGCaactttttttcaaacttttttttgccaacaagtaccacctcagaaagctTTCGGCCACCATAATGATGACCGActttaaaacacagtagcgtagtaggcccaagtagtcattaaaaacaaggcagaggatttatttaaagtaaaaaaaaaaaaagtaccactgacagtcacacacgcacacagtaggtgtggtgaaattaccgtctgcatttgacccatccccttgttccaccccctgggaagtgaggggagcagtgagcagcagcggtggccgcgctctggaatcatttttggtgatttaacccccaattccaacccttgatgctgagtgccaagcatggaggcaatgggtcccatttatatagtctttggtacgactcggcaaGGCAAGAAGGAAGTCCATAGGCAAGTGAGAGGTCGGGGCCTGGAGAGAGGtgtcgaggtccgtgtccaagcgggggtcgaggatcgagggaagcagtccaaAATCCGGAGGGAAGTCCAATGAAGCGAGGCGCACAGCTTGATCAATGGAGACGGAGGGAATATAtaaagagtgaactacgttctggcactggatatTCAGGTCTGCTGGTCTTTATGGCATCGGCCCTCATCAGATCCAAGTGCGCGGATTGTGGACTGCCAGCAGCCGTGCAGGTGCGTGGCCGGGATacgggaagagcgagcaggggcgtggccCGGGCCGCTGCTAGCGGAGCTGCCGGCGGCACTTGCTGCAGATGGAATGAGGGATTGCGCATGTGTCGTGACACTCCTTTTCATCTCAATCATTAGGATTTTGACAGAAACATAACTTGtgaacatgtcaatcaatcaattaatgtttatttatatagccctaaatcacaaatgtctcaaagggctgcacaagccacaacgacgtcctcggttcagagcccacataagggcaaggaaaaactcacaactcagtgggacgtcaatgtgaatgtctAATTTGGAGAACAGCAAAAGCGTCTTTTGAATTATTTACCTGCTTGACATTTGTGATATCAGAACGGATGGCAGCGGTTACGACGTTATGAGGAACAAGGCATCCATGGTTCAAGCCTGGCATGGGAATATCATCAATTTATTTGTTTTGCTGATTTCACGCAGATTTGGGATAAAAATTAAAACCCCTTATTTTTCCAACTGTCCTGGGAAATTTCCCAAATATTGAAATGCAAACAGCCTTCTCTCTCTTCATTAAACAaacgtcagtaaacagctggacgaGGTTTTGTACTCGTACACGTCATGCACATACTCTATGTGCCTTGTTTCTCCATATGTGTCATTTTGTTGCCTCTGCCTTGGTCCCCTTTTTGCTTCTGGTTAGTTTGTTTTTTGATTCACCTGGGGACCGTTCCTTCTTCCACACTTCATATCATCAAAATCTAATTTTACCTGCATGCCGCTTcttgtctctgcatcttggggtcacgccaACAACGCTAAACTCTCTGTCCCCCGTGACAAGTAGCGTTGTAATGTTTTCAGCGGCACCAATGTTGCGGTTAATCTAGCGCCAAACAATGTCAAGGGAACTCACAAATGTTGTTATCACCTGTCTGTCTGATGGAGGAGACGTACTGTCGGCTCAATGCTGCATGAGGAGTGGgaagggtgggggttggggggttgTGAAAGCCGTCAAGCAGTCTGGCCAGGAATTTTCCCAAGAACTCAAAAATAAGCCCCATCAGAACCCATCTGATCTTTGAATAAATCTGTTCATTTTAGTGTTTCTTTTCTGTTTCATGGTACACGAATGGACTTTGGACATGAAATACTGGAGAGTCTTCCCCAACATGTCTCGGTCAACCAAGGAAAACACATTTTGCGTGGAGGAAGCAGGCAAAATATTTGGAGAACGTTTTGTTGTCGTCATGCCCCATCAAAAAGCCTCCAATGCCGCACAGCCCATCTGTAGTATGTCTCGGAAAGAACAAGACTctgttttaataaaacattttatgggttctgttttttggggggtcaaCCTAGAGCAGTGgtgttaaacagttttttttctctcccattaatggccacattgcagttatgaacATAATAATATTCAaacttaaaattaataataataataataataaaataaatcaaaattatatatatatatatacatatatatatatatatatatatatatatatatatatatatacacacacacacacacgtgaggtcaggaaaaaacacagagactaTTTCATCGCTTCAAGCCTGTTTCGCCTGTTTTTAtagaataaaatcccctgaagagcaggttagcgccttgcatggcagctccctccatcagtgtgtgaatgtgtgtgtgaatgggtaaatgtggaagtagtgtcaaagcgctttgagtaccttgaaggtagaaaagcgctatacaagtacaacccatatatatatatatatatatatatatatatatatatatatatatatatatatatatatatatatatatatatatatatataattaataaaataaaataaaaatacagtatatatatatccatcca encodes the following:
- the lhfpl5b gene encoding LHFPL tetraspan subfamily member 5b, whose product is MDLLPAKEAAKIYHTNYVRNSRAIGVMWAVFTMCFVIITAVVFIQPFWIGDSVNTPQAGYFGLFHYCIGNALTTELICKGSVLDFSSIPSPAFRTAMFFVGTSVLLVVGTAVCFSLFFFCNAGSVYKICAWMQLASAALMVMGCMIYPDGWDAPEVKQMCGQKTDKYSLGDCTVRWAYILAIISILDALLLAFLSFTLGNRQDNLLPEDFEVEGAENP